TcgtaatttattatatacgaaagatattaaatctataaataaaactcataCAATAACAGACTGTTGATAGTGTAAAAATCGAATAGATAgcaaatataaaactaaaagagtGAATGAAGTTCATTAGGAAGAAACatgaacttttaaaaataaatttagaaatatactaACCTTCTTCTATCCATGAAATATGCGATGTCAAATATTACAGTACCGActcttcaaaaattaaaatattgagaGAAGAATTTCACTCTTTTATATTCATGTTCCATTAGTAAAACTGCCTATGGACATTATTTTTAAGGTATTAAAATCTAGTTTAGATTGCTTATGTTATCCTTTTAACcaataaggaattaaaatgTCAGTTTGAGTTATATATTATGACACTTATCAAATATGCATCTCTTATTTTAGAAATGACACCATGAAACCTGTCATAGTAGGTGAAGTTATTATTACATCTTTGCATGGCTTAAGTTATACTATAAAAGCTAACAGGTGCAAGTGCAAGGTATGTCCTGACTCGGAAGAAgcttttttagaaattaactaaaataattccttttaatggtagttttcttctattttggTAAGAATAGTTGTTTGTGGAcctaattttgtattctttacCAGCAGTACAACCAGAGTGGACCCATGAAGgagaaactaaaaatataaataaataaataagtggACCAATCATAATCTCCTCCAATATGCCAAGCAAATGAATAGATTGAAAAAACAGACCAATGGAAGCAGAAAAATCAATTAGTCGAATGGTTGTTTCGATTTTAAcgttaatttttaaaagaatttagttaattggtcagtttttaatttttaattctaaaaagcAATAACTAAGGTCTATTTATATTCTTACTATTAAacattttatcatatataaatacagtttttattttatttttgtataatcttttaaaaatattttttaatatttacaatttttatattttcttctaaattaatttttttttttttttacagatTTTTATCGGAGACATTATCAGATGTTGCATAATCCAAATTCACTAGGCctctaataaaaaagataaataatagccatactaaaataaaaaaggtcGAACcacataattatattatatataaaattgaggAAAATGCTAGGAGTTTAATGTCCTAAAGAATGTCATTTAATTTTGGAATAGGAGATGACCCTTTCAATTTTGGCTTAGCATTTCtggaaatttaaaattctgcTAATGCATTTCTTGTGCTTTAATGTATTTGAGTATTTGGCTGTCAAAAAACCTAAGAGCAGTGCTACTTTTGTAGTAAAATACATAACAGCGCCAAACAAAGGTTGATGCATAAAAGtgcatatataaattattgtttCAATATATGTAAGTAGAATTACAGATGAAAGCTGTGGAATAATGAAGATCGAAAACACTAATCCAATGTACTTGTAGATGATGCAGAATCCAGGCCATTGGCTGCAGAGACTAGGACGCAGTAGGGGAAGATAAAAACCAATCACAGTTCATCCTGCATTCAGATGagataaaaagaaactatGAATGTTTACTGAGTTGCTTTATGTCAGTGTAGAATAAGCAGCATAACAACCACAATTCTTCATTCGTTGTATAATCATGTGAGATCGGTATAGCTAGTTGCCGCCTAGACGATCAAATGGAAAACTCGGCCATGCATAAAAGCCAAGAATTATGCAGAGAAAGTTTTAAGCAATAACAGTGTGAAAGCAATTAAATGATCAGCCTGACTCCGCAGGAGAAACCATTTAATCCTTTTAGACATCTTTAGAGAAGAGACTCAGTAGTGTTGGTATTAGAAGTGAACAACATTCATACACCATAAATAAGACAAGGTTTGAACTTACATGATAATCGTCCATGTAATGCTGCAaaacaagttaattaagtTAGAATTTGTATCATTGAACAAAATTAGACATAATAGCTGTGAGGCACAAAATACACTATAAACTGCAGAGTAGTATTGAGGATGCCAAAATTCATTGCTATGATTCTAACAAATGTAAAGATACTCTGGGAAGTCTGTATCATGGAGATACAGACTTCTGCTTTCAGCTCATATAAGAAACGTAATCAGGAAATCTACAAGACTAGAAGAGcacaaatgaaaaaaaatagaatggAAACAGGCATATTAGGTGCAAACCTTTCTGTATTTATCTCTATATCTGTCTCGGTGTCGTCGATCATATCCTCTTTCTCTTCTCCTCCTTTCACCTTCCTCTCTAGCTCTTTGAGCTTCCTGCACATGCAAGGACTCAAAGTACTCAGAAATCATTAATTGATGAAATGTAAAGCTTGAAAGGGAAGCAAAAGAAATGTTTAAATATTCTGGAAAATAACCTCTTCCTCTCGagcttttctaattttttctgCTTCCTCAAAGGCTTCTTTTTCTATCTGTAATTCCAATAGATTAAGTTGGCATACAAAATCTTTAAATGATTTGAATCTCATCATAGAAGTAATTAATATGTGATTATTGTGAAACTAGCTTCCACTAGCATCACAGAATAGAACAGACCTCCCTATTGGCAAATACTTCCTGTATCACTTCTTTTGCATATTCTGGATCATCGCATATCAAAACATTGTCAAAAATTGAGCCAGCCTTCACCTGCATTCCAGAATATAAGAAACGAATCATCTTAGAAATAGTCACTGATTGGAACATGAAGATCAGGGCAAGTCCAAATTAGCTTATTAGATAAATTCATACCTGCCAAACTTCAATTCCCACATATTTTATGGGCTTGAGCACATAAAGGTCAGGGTCATCTTCAAACTCTGGAGATATTAGAGAGGGAAAAAAAGGTATTAGCCCTTTATCATAAATCCTTAAGACCAAAATTTTTCATGATTTCTATATGGAAATGGCAGGGAAAAGTACATAGATGAACAAAAGAATACCTGGGTTGTCAATATAAGGAACCTTCCATTTCCCCTTGtaattagggttcttgattctCTGCCAATATCTGAAAAATTTACACCAATGGAAAACTAAACATAAAGCAAAAGGTTCAAGCTCTAATTAATACCTTGGGCCTCCAGGGTCCTTTATATGCTGGATTTGGAATCTTTGGTGGCCTCCAAATGCCATTCTCTTCATCATCCCAATCATCAGGCTAatcagagaaagaaaatatgactTATtagctttctttattttgtcgCGGCTCCCATAGACATTCAAACATACAATAACACCAGTACTACACATCAAACCAGAGCAGGTCCTTGGGTGCACAATTGGCACATCAATTGGCCAAGTAGTTGCATGAACATAAAGTAGCCAGGTAAATATTCTACTACAAGTAGCTTTTATCAAATAACTATATTCATAAGTAAAGCAACTAACCTCTCTCGCATTTGGGTCAggaatttcttttggaatcTTGTCATATCCCTGCAATGTCAAAATACTCAAAAATTAACCATGTAGTTTGTGCATTATAATAGCAAACAGCATGGAAGGCTGATAAGAAAATAGATGGTTTAGTACCTCAGGCTTCACAGCATTTGGATCATCTATATATTCTCTGTCATCCCAGTCTGCCGGCTATTAAAGGAAACGGGAACAGATATGTTAAGGGGTAAACCATAAAACTCTCCAACCCAAGgtgaataaaatatatctacTTCTTGTCTTTTCACAAAGTTAAACTAGACAAATTTAAGATTCTAAGAACATAAAATGAAACCTTTTTCGCCTTGgtatctctaattttttttggaGGAAGAATATCCCAATCAGTGTACATGCTTCCAGAATCCCTTTCCCGACCATCAATCAAGATGCTATAACTTGCATCAGGCCTTAGAATAAATGTGTAGAAATGAGTCAACTTGTCTGTTTCACATTCTAACTCCTTCCTGATTGGGTAATTTTGACCCTGGTATGAGAGTATGATATGCAGGTGCTTTTTTTGCGTGCCGCATATATCTGGTCCAAACATTAGACTGCAGcccaaaaaaattgatattagcACAAGCCTAAGCTAAAGAAACCAATGGATAGGAAGAAAAAAGTGGAAAACAAGTACATCTATGGGGCCCAATAAAGAAGGAGCTAGAGGTAATGAAAGAGCTAGGCGACCCATATGCTAATGTATGTTCATTTCAGAAACATAGGCCAAAATgcataaaacaagaagaaCAAGTATAGCAAGCTTCGAACAAATGGCAAAAACAAAATACGTCTGACATTATTGAAGGAACCACCTCAAGTCCAAAATTGCAAGAAGGTtttggtttttgttaagtGAAACCTTAACTTGTTAACATGGGACATTATTTATGTACAACAATGGCCTTAGGCTTGAGTTCCTAATACCCATTGTGAGCTGATTCCAATCATACACAGCCTTAGGAAGACCATATTTGGTAACCatgttttaagaaaaaatacataaaagagaacaggaaaataaaatcatatgtGCCTCGGATAATGTTTTTGTTAAGGAATTCCAAATTTTTGCAGTACGTACAATTTTGGCAGATTGATAACCAACTGACAGTTTTAAATTGCACTCTGATAATAGTTTTTTATGGTACAACCCAATCGAGAAAATTTTGGAGAACTTCTTcgaaaagaaatacaaaaagGTGTAGATACCATGAAAAtatagataaaagaaaaacctgTATGGAGTGTCTCCACcaaatttcttttgatttaCAAATCCAGAGAGAAGCTTGATATAACCACCGCCACACTCAATGTCCTGCTCAAACCTTATGGAATACTGGAGGACCAATGTTCTGTTCTTGTTGCTGAATTCTGGTATCTTTGCAGATATTGCAAAATGCTTGGCGTCATTAGTAGTCTGAATACCTAAAAAAATCCAAATCAGGAGTAAACATCAATGCATAAAATCAGAGGTAAAAACAACCCTTTTCTACTAAGTTGGTGCAAAAAGCAACAAAGTGAACATCAAAAGGCATAAATTCAATGGATTATACAGAACTGCACTGTTCGTTCTCTCAACTTCCTACTTCAATTGTCAAGGTCATAAAGTCAACATAAAAGAGTGTAAATGAAGCTTCTGGATTCACCCATCTACAGTTGGCCAACCTATTCGGATCCAATGACTTACAAACCCGTGGACAGTACATATCCAAGCAAGAGACTAATTAATCACTAACCAccaagttattatttttatttgataataaactACCAAGTCATTATTATAGTAAGTCGACTGCTAAAATGATCGAACTCTATTCCCTTTAACACAGCTGAAAACCATATCAAACTAAGTAGTACATTCCCTTTGAACTC
The sequence above is drawn from the Ricinus communis isolate WT05 ecotype wild-type chromosome 7, ASM1957865v1, whole genome shotgun sequence genome and encodes:
- the LOC8274259 gene encoding calreticulin-3, giving the protein MGKLSLSELLITLIKLLPVFCLFVQFSVAEIIFEEKFDDGWQSRWVRSDWKRSEGKAGTFKHTAGKWSGDPDDKGIQTTNDAKHFAISAKIPEFSNKNRTLVLQYSIRFEQDIECGGGYIKLLSGFVNQKKFGGDTPYSLMFGPDICGTQKKHLHIILSYQGQNYPIRKELECETDKLTHFYTFILRPDASYSILIDGRERDSGSMYTDWDILPPKKIRDTKAKKPADWDDREYIDDPNAVKPEGYDKIPKEIPDPNAREPDDWDDEENGIWRPPKIPNPAYKGPWRPKRIKNPNYKGKWKVPYIDNPEFEDDPDLYVLKPIKYVGIEVWQVKAGSIFDNVLICDDPEYAKEVIQEVFANREIEKEAFEEAEKIRKAREEEEAQRAREEGERRRRERGYDRRHRDRYRDKYRKHYMDDYHDEL